One stretch of Paracoccaceae bacterium Fryx2 DNA includes these proteins:
- a CDS encoding substrate-binding domain-containing protein, with protein MSARTILMAGVAAMAMTLPLAAQEAPTAAKERGYYLLPELHATMEGSRAAMDAFMATVQAPATKTDKTFDKPLKIALMFPSLETSDAWARLNISTRARLDEIGIPFEIVEFMIKPDEHDRQGAQVEQVLAGGFDYVVMGPSEYQVQKSNIGRLAAELPTLVMNVVNPFVDTLGTENQPLTHVGFDHTVGAEALCQWTIKETGGEGKIALLRYIPGLIDSQRTDHFADCIKANSKMEIVDEYEANGDRELSFSGANALLSRHPDLRMLHASSTSIALGALAAASERGVLDQVIINGWGGGADELKSIKEGGLKVTAFRVNDDWGTAVAEAIRAHAEGKPVPVVLAATIKPLDYHMSAEAIDKETEYAFRYSGKLDR; from the coding sequence ATGTCTGCACGAACGATCCTGATGGCCGGTGTGGCCGCCATGGCGATGACGCTGCCGCTCGCCGCGCAGGAGGCGCCGACCGCCGCCAAGGAGCGTGGCTATTACCTGCTGCCCGAACTGCACGCGACGATGGAGGGTTCGCGCGCGGCAATGGATGCCTTCATGGCGACCGTCCAGGCCCCGGCCACCAAGACCGACAAGACTTTCGACAAGCCGCTGAAGATCGCGCTGATGTTTCCGTCGCTGGAAACCTCGGACGCCTGGGCACGGCTGAACATCTCGACCCGCGCGCGGCTGGACGAGATCGGCATTCCCTTCGAGATCGTCGAATTCATGATCAAGCCCGACGAACATGACCGTCAGGGCGCGCAGGTCGAACAGGTGCTGGCGGGCGGCTTCGACTATGTCGTGATGGGGCCGTCGGAATATCAGGTCCAGAAATCCAACATCGGGCGTCTGGCGGCGGAACTGCCGACCCTGGTGATGAACGTGGTCAACCCCTTCGTCGACACGCTGGGCACCGAGAACCAGCCGCTGACCCATGTCGGCTTCGACCATACGGTGGGGGCCGAAGCCCTGTGCCAGTGGACGATCAAGGAAACCGGCGGTGAGGGCAAGATTGCGCTGCTGCGCTACATTCCCGGCCTGATCGACAGCCAGCGCACGGACCATTTCGCCGACTGCATCAAGGCGAACTCCAAGATGGAGATCGTCGATGAATACGAGGCCAATGGCGACCGCGAACTGTCGTTCTCGGGGGCAAATGCCCTGCTGTCGCGCCATCCCGACCTGCGGATGCTGCACGCCTCGTCGACCTCGATCGCGCTGGGGGCGCTGGCGGCGGCATCCGAGCGCGGCGTGCTGGATCAGGTCATCATCAACGGCTGGGGCGGTGGCGCGGACGAGCTGAAGTCGATCAAGGAGGGCGGGCTGAAGGTCACGGCCTTCCGGGTGAACGACGACTGGGGCACCGCCGTGGCCGAGGCGATCCGCGCCCATGCCGAAGGCAAGCCGGTTCCCGTGGTGCTGGCCGCGACGATCAAGCCGCTGGATTATCACATGTCGGCAGAGGCGATCGACAAGGAAACCGAATACGCCTTCCGCTATTCCGGCAAGCTCGACCGCTGA
- a CDS encoding ATP-binding cassette domain-containing protein: protein MSVVLRGISKSYGAVKAIEGIDLEVHPGEVVGLLGDNGAGKSTLMKVLAGAVSPDTGSIEIDGKAWVFASSTEARDAGIAMLYQDLALFDDLPVVHNIFMGREITNRFGFLKFGEMRRRAQAIVNSFSVRPFDVRTPSGHLSGGQRQVSALARTTAFGSRYIILDEPTSALSPSARDEVLGIVRDLASKGIGIVMVSHDLGHVRKVCDRVAILHLGGMAGVRDMATTSQDEIISLIVQGHA from the coding sequence ATGAGCGTTGTCCTGCGCGGCATATCCAAATCCTATGGGGCGGTGAAAGCCATCGAAGGGATCGACCTGGAGGTTCACCCAGGCGAGGTGGTCGGCCTGCTGGGCGACAACGGCGCGGGCAAGTCCACCCTGATGAAGGTGCTGGCCGGCGCCGTCTCCCCCGATACAGGCAGCATCGAGATCGACGGCAAGGCCTGGGTCTTCGCCAGCTCGACCGAGGCGCGCGACGCGGGAATCGCGATGCTGTATCAGGATCTTGCGCTGTTCGATGACCTGCCGGTCGTGCACAACATCTTCATGGGGCGCGAGATCACCAACCGCTTCGGCTTTCTGAAATTCGGCGAGATGCGCCGCCGTGCGCAGGCCATCGTCAACAGCTTTTCGGTGCGGCCCTTCGATGTGCGCACGCCTTCGGGGCATCTGTCTGGCGGGCAGCGGCAGGTTTCGGCACTGGCCCGCACCACCGCCTTCGGCAGCCGCTACATCATCCTGGATGAGCCGACATCGGCGCTCAGCCCCAGCGCCCGCGACGAGGTTCTGGGCATCGTGCGCGATCTGGCGTCCAAGGGCATCGGCATCGTCATGGTCAGCCACGATCTCGGCCATGTGCGCAAGGTCTGCGACCGGGTCGCGATCCTGCACCTTGGGGGCATGGCCGGGGTGCGCGACATGGCCACCACCAGTCAGGACGAGATCATTTCCCTTATCGTTCAGGGCCACGCCTGA
- a CDS encoding RbsD/FucU family protein: MRRNGILNVKLSRAISEMGHDDILLITDAGFPMAYDDRVIDLALCPGVPDLFTVLRAIRQEMWVEAYHMIADAKENNPVAWNGVAEIFPDALGGVKPNSWFHEEGYRGAKYIVRTGAWMPWGNVALISGIPVQEWFGNTGAPVPESWTERHALNVRHGKTGVE, translated from the coding sequence ATGCGCCGCAACGGAATCCTGAACGTGAAACTGAGCCGTGCCATCTCGGAGATGGGTCACGACGACATCCTGCTGATCACCGATGCCGGCTTTCCCATGGCCTATGACGACAGGGTGATCGACCTCGCGCTGTGCCCCGGGGTGCCGGACCTGTTCACCGTGCTGCGGGCGATCCGGCAGGAAATGTGGGTCGAGGCCTATCACATGATCGCCGACGCCAAGGAAAACAATCCGGTGGCCTGGAACGGCGTGGCGGAAATCTTTCCCGATGCCCTTGGCGGTGTCAAGCCGAACAGCTGGTTCCACGAAGAGGGCTACCGCGGCGCGAAATACATCGTGCGGACCGGGGCCTGGATGCCCTGGGGCAATGTGGCGCTGATATCGGGCATCCCGGTGCAGGAATGGTTCGGCAATACCGGCGCCCCGGTGCCCGAAAGCTGGACCGAGCGCCATGCGCTGAACGTCCGGCATGGCAAGACCGGGGTGGAGTGA
- a CDS encoding antibiotic biosynthesis monooxygenase: MFVQLVHITVKPDRVQDFLDAFRINFDGTTREPGNRRFDVLQDPEDATKFAIFEIFDNAEALDAHRETDHYKQTVALLDDIMTGPRSKNLFRLVMSDLLDGRG; encoded by the coding sequence ATGTTCGTGCAACTGGTTCATATCACGGTCAAACCCGACCGGGTTCAGGATTTCCTGGACGCCTTCCGCATCAATTTCGACGGGACGACCCGCGAACCCGGCAACCGGCGGTTCGACGTGCTGCAAGACCCGGAGGATGCCACGAAGTTCGCGATCTTCGAAATCTTCGACAACGCCGAGGCGCTGGACGCGCACCGAGAGACCGACCACTACAAGCAGACGGTCGCCCTGCTGGACGACATCATGACCGGCCCGCGCAGCAAGAACCTCTTTCGCCTCGTGATGTCGGATCTGCTGGACGGGCGGGGATAG
- a CDS encoding class II aldolase/adducin family protein produces MDTPLPNRWDDTAAAAWVAAAGDDPADRDLALRIYTSRLIGGDPDLVLHGGGNTSVKTLRPDADGKPRAVMHVKGSGWDLATIEAPGLPAVELAPLLASRHAAPLSDPEMVGLLRANLLDPASPNPSLETLLHAFLPARFVDHSHATAVLVLVNQPDAAEIGQRIYGGQLAIVPYVMPGYDLSIEAARIFDANPECKGLWLVNHGLFTFGKTARESYDRMITFVNMAEDFLASAGVTVLLIEPPQPADDRAQAFGALLADRLRAAGPVFAAGAALDFRQDTAIRTLLARDDLPEIASRGTVTPDHVIRIKAFPLILDGTENAADIDAALDRYAERYRTYFRQEASRATEPKVMLDPLPRVVHVRSLGLFGVGRTGAEAAIAADLASQTARVILAAEAIGAFTPLSRNDLFNMEYWSLEQAKLKK; encoded by the coding sequence ATGGACACGCCCCTTCCGAACCGGTGGGACGACACAGCGGCGGCCGCCTGGGTGGCTGCCGCCGGGGATGACCCGGCCGACCGCGATCTGGCCTTGCGCATCTACACCTCGCGTCTGATCGGGGGCGACCCCGATCTGGTGCTGCACGGCGGGGGCAACACCTCGGTCAAGACCTTGCGGCCCGATGCGGATGGCAAGCCGCGCGCCGTGATGCATGTCAAGGGCAGCGGCTGGGATCTGGCCACCATCGAGGCGCCGGGCCTTCCGGCGGTGGAGCTTGCGCCCTTGCTGGCGTCACGCCATGCGGCACCCCTTTCCGACCCCGAGATGGTCGGCCTGCTGCGGGCCAACCTGCTCGATCCCGCTTCACCCAACCCGTCGCTGGAAACGCTGCTGCACGCCTTCCTGCCAGCCCGGTTCGTGGATCATTCCCATGCGACGGCCGTGCTGGTTCTGGTCAACCAGCCCGATGCCGCCGAGATCGGCCAGCGCATCTATGGCGGTCAACTGGCCATCGTGCCCTATGTGATGCCGGGTTACGATCTGTCGATCGAGGCCGCCCGGATTTTCGATGCGAATCCGGAGTGCAAGGGGCTCTGGCTCGTGAACCATGGCCTTTTCACATTCGGGAAAACGGCGCGCGAGTCCTATGACCGCATGATCACTTTCGTGAACATGGCCGAGGATTTTCTGGCCAGCGCAGGCGTCACGGTGCTGCTGATCGAACCGCCGCAGCCCGCCGACGACCGTGCGCAGGCCTTCGGCGCATTGCTGGCCGACCGGCTTCGCGCGGCGGGACCGGTGTTCGCGGCCGGGGCTGCGCTGGATTTCCGGCAGGATACGGCGATCAGGACCCTTCTGGCGCGCGACGATCTGCCCGAGATCGCCAGCCGTGGCACCGTGACCCCCGACCATGTCATCCGCATCAAAGCCTTCCCGCTGATCCTTGACGGCACCGAAAATGCCGCCGACATCGATGCCGCCCTCGACCGATATGCCGAAAGGTATCGGACCTACTTCCGGCAGGAGGCCAGCCGGGCAACCGAACCCAAGGTGATGCTGGACCCCTTGCCGCGTGTGGTCCACGTGCGCAGTCTCGGCCTGTTCGGTGTCGGACGCACAGGGGCCGAAGCCGCGATCGCGGCCGACCTCGCGTCACAGACGGCGCGGGTGATCCTGGCCGCCGAAGCCATCGGCGCCTTCACCCCGCTTTCGCGGAACGACCTGTTCAACATGGAATACTGGTCGTTGGAGCAGGCCAAGCTGAAAAAGTGA
- a CDS encoding GIY-YIG nuclease family protein, with product MILHKIGVTSQQVGRRIADARNDATFLMAPVEIVATYVLKNLSRAKVEKLLHRFFEPARPAELSVTDRMGKKIPPASGSIDCRTMSAKPRS from the coding sequence ATGATCCTGCACAAGATTGGCGTGACATCGCAACAGGTCGGCCGCCGCATTGCCGACGCCCGCAACGACGCGACCTTCCTGATGGCCCCGGTAGAAATCGTGGCGACCTATGTGCTGAAGAACCTCTCACGCGCAAAGGTCGAGAAACTGCTGCATAGATTCTTTGAGCCCGCGCGCCCCGCCGAACTGAGCGTGACGGATCGGATGGGCAAGAAAATCCCCCCCGCGAGTGGTTCGATCGACTGCCGGACCATGTCGGCCAAGCCGCGAAGCTGA
- a CDS encoding helix-turn-helix domain-containing protein produces the protein MPNEQYQTVRDVADRLKVAEATVRHWIKLGELRAIGIGKGWRIADADLEHFLERHQNAPRAPDGAGQEKRS, from the coding sequence ATGCCGAATGAACAGTATCAGACCGTAAGGGATGTGGCCGACCGCCTGAAGGTGGCCGAGGCGACCGTGCGGCACTGGATCAAGCTGGGAGAGTTGCGCGCCATCGGCATCGGCAAGGGCTGGCGGATCGCGGATGCCGATCTCGAACACTTCCTCGAACGCCACCAGAACGCGCCCCGCGCCCCGGACGGGGCGGGGCAGGAGAAGCGATCATGA
- a CDS encoding cation:proton antiporter, which yields MTPTMTSFAEVALLLVMAAGLGLLGTLLRQPLIVSFIAVGLIAGPSALDVVQSDEQIDLLSELGIAVLLFLVGIKLDVKLIRSLGAVSVLTGLGQVAFTAFFGYLIGLALGLDHVTSLYVAVALTFSSTIIIVKLLSDKREIDALHGQIALGFLIVQDLVVVLAMIVLSAIGIGAADGGHGGGSVLTVLASGVALVAAVVVFVRYVANPLTERLARAPELLVIFAIALAAMFAAVGDAVGLGKEVGGLLAGVALASTAYRETIAARLAPLRDFLLLFFFIALGATLDLSLLGAHVTGAVVFSLFVLIGNPLIVLAIMGAMGYRKRTGFLAGLTVAQISEFSLIFVAMGVSLGHVADDALGLVTMVGLVTIAASTYMITWSHHLYALFEPFLGIFERKGTPREPSEAGAHQGRTFPVIVFGLGRFGTAIGMRLKTRGLAVLGIDFNPLAVGRWRELGLEAEFGDATDPEFVAELPLRGAGWLVSTVPIHPTGLSQEDARRTLIQLARTAGFSGRIAAASHSAADTEVLFGSGADLVLEPFQDAADRAVELLCGAAETGRTEIPEISTEGRMTA from the coding sequence ATGACGCCGACGATGACATCCTTTGCCGAAGTGGCGCTGCTGCTGGTCATGGCGGCGGGCCTCGGCCTGCTTGGCACGCTGCTGCGCCAGCCGCTGATTGTCAGCTTCATCGCGGTCGGTCTGATCGCGGGGCCGTCGGCGCTGGATGTCGTGCAGTCGGACGAACAGATCGACCTGCTGTCGGAACTGGGCATCGCGGTGCTGCTGTTTCTGGTCGGCATCAAGCTGGACGTGAAGCTGATCCGCTCGCTCGGGGCGGTCTCGGTGCTGACGGGGCTTGGTCAGGTCGCCTTTACCGCGTTCTTCGGCTATCTGATCGGGCTGGCGCTCGGGCTGGACCATGTCACCAGCCTTTACGTCGCCGTGGCGCTGACCTTTTCCTCGACCATCATCATCGTGAAACTGCTGTCGGACAAGCGCGAGATCGACGCGCTGCACGGCCAGATCGCGCTTGGGTTCCTGATCGTGCAGGATCTGGTGGTGGTGCTGGCGATGATCGTGCTGTCGGCCATCGGCATCGGGGCGGCGGATGGCGGGCATGGCGGCGGGTCGGTGCTGACGGTGCTGGCCTCGGGCGTGGCGTTGGTGGCGGCTGTGGTGGTGTTCGTGCGCTACGTTGCCAACCCGCTGACCGAACGGCTGGCCCGCGCGCCGGAACTGCTGGTGATCTTTGCCATTGCGCTGGCGGCGATGTTTGCCGCCGTGGGCGATGCCGTGGGCCTGGGCAAGGAGGTCGGCGGCCTGCTGGCCGGGGTGGCGCTGGCCTCCACCGCCTACCGCGAGACGATCGCGGCCCGGCTGGCCCCGTTGCGCGACTTCCTGCTTCTGTTCTTCTTCATCGCGCTTGGCGCCACGCTGGACCTGTCGCTGCTGGGCGCGCATGTCACCGGCGCGGTGGTCTTTTCCCTGTTCGTGCTGATCGGCAACCCGCTGATCGTGCTGGCGATCATGGGGGCCATGGGCTACCGCAAGCGCACCGGGTTTCTGGCGGGCCTGACCGTGGCGCAGATCAGCGAGTTTTCCCTGATCTTCGTCGCCATGGGGGTCAGCCTCGGCCATGTGGCCGATGACGCGCTGGGGCTTGTCACCATGGTGGGCCTCGTGACCATCGCGGCCTCGACCTACATGATCACATGGTCGCATCATCTTTATGCGCTGTTCGAGCCATTCCTCGGCATCTTCGAACGCAAGGGCACCCCGCGCGAGCCATCCGAGGCCGGGGCGCATCAGGGTCGCACCTTTCCGGTCATCGTCTTCGGTCTCGGGCGGTTTGGCACGGCCATCGGCATGAGGCTGAAGACTCGCGGTCTCGCCGTGCTCGGGATCGACTTCAACCCGCTGGCCGTCGGGCGCTGGCGCGAGTTGGGGCTGGAGGCCGAGTTCGGGGATGCGACCGACCCCGAGTTCGTGGCCGAACTGCCCCTGCGCGGCGCCGGGTGGCTGGTCTCGACCGTGCCCATCCACCCCACCGGCCTCAGTCAGGAAGACGCCCGCCGCACCCTGATCCAGCTTGCCCGGACGGCAGGCTTTTCGGGGCGCATCGCGGCCGCGTCGCACTCTGCCGCCGATACCGAGGTTCTGTTCGGGTCCGGCGCCGATCTGGTGCTGGAGCCGTTCCAGGACGCCGCCGACCGCGCGGTCGAACTGTTGTGCGGCGCTGCGGAAACCGGACGCACCGAAATCCCCGAAATCTCGACCGAGGGCCGCATGACCGCCTGA
- a CDS encoding glucose 1-dehydrogenase, protein MNRLAHKIAIVTGGAVGIGRACAERMAGEGARVAIFDVMEAEGQALADDLAAKGHAVAFWRVDVADEAAMKSAIDAAAARFGGLHVMVNNAGISGSPKPTDQVTEEEWDRVQAVNVKGVMFGTKHAIPHLRAAGKGSIINLSSIAGLIGVGNLAAYHASKGAVRLMTKNDAVTYAPEQIRVNSIHPGYIWTPMVENHLRATSPDLEAAKVAAGSVHPLGHMGEPDDIAWAVVWLASDEAKFVTGAEIAIDGGYTAR, encoded by the coding sequence ATGAACCGACTTGCACACAAGATCGCCATTGTGACCGGAGGTGCCGTGGGCATCGGGCGCGCCTGCGCAGAGCGCATGGCCGGGGAAGGCGCGAGGGTCGCGATCTTCGACGTGATGGAGGCCGAAGGCCAGGCGCTGGCAGACGATCTGGCGGCAAAGGGCCATGCGGTTGCCTTCTGGCGCGTGGATGTGGCCGACGAGGCGGCGATGAAATCCGCCATCGACGCCGCCGCCGCCCGGTTCGGCGGGCTGCATGTGATGGTGAACAACGCAGGCATCTCCGGCAGCCCCAAGCCCACCGATCAGGTGACCGAGGAAGAATGGGACCGGGTGCAGGCGGTGAACGTCAAGGGCGTGATGTTCGGCACCAAGCACGCGATCCCGCATCTGCGGGCGGCGGGCAAGGGGTCGATCATCAACCTGTCGTCCATCGCCGGGCTGATCGGCGTGGGCAACCTTGCGGCTTACCATGCCTCCAAGGGCGCGGTGCGGCTGATGACCAAGAACGATGCCGTCACCTATGCGCCCGAACAGATCCGGGTGAATTCGATCCATCCCGGCTATATCTGGACGCCGATGGTGGAAAACCACCTGCGCGCCACCTCGCCCGATCTGGAGGCGGCCAAGGTGGCGGCGGGGTCTGTCCACCCCCTCGGCCATATGGGCGAACCCGATGACATCGCCTGGGCGGTGGTCTGGCTCGCCTCGGACGAGGCGAAGTTCGTCACCGGCGCCGAAATTGCCATCGACGGGGGCTACACGGCGCGCTGA
- a CDS encoding cation-transporting P-type ATPase — protein sequence MQMPHPHARPAADCLADLNATADGLTAAEAARRLAAHGPNRLPETRARGPLLRFLLQFHNVLIYVLLVASIVTGFLQHWIDTGVILAVVLANAVIGFIQEGKAESAMAAIRNMLAPRAAVLRDGRRQTVEGATIVPGDIILLEPGDKVPADLRVLEARGLAAQEAILTGESVPVEKGATPVKMDAPLGDRRSMLWSGTLVTQGTARGLVVATGAGTEIGRIGGLLEGVEQLTTPLVAQMDHFARWLSFLILLAASLLLAWAYFVGHQGFSDLFMTVVAIAVAAIPEGLPAVMTVTLAIGVQAMANRNAIVRRLPAIEAIGSVSVICTDKTGTLTRNEMVVAAAETPEGSFAVAGEGYAPLGRITPAGDLSRLARAAALCNDAALVEKDGAWSVEGDPMEGALLAFAGKVAHGIAAPRLDAIPFDSRHRFMAVLTDGPEGRITHVKGAPERVLRMCAGLDLHAWQDRADKMARRGLRVLALAERHETGAQIDSGTLGGSLTFLGLVGLIDPPRPEAISAVAECRAAGIRVKMITGDHAGTAAAIAAQIGLQNPDRVLTGADLDKLDEAQLALEVATVDVFARTSPEDKLRLVTALQANGLSVAMTGDGVNDAPALKRADAGIAMGLKGSEAAKEAADLVLADDNFASIAAAVREGRTVYDNLKKVISWMLPTNAGESTVIVIALLVGMLLPLSPVMILWVNMITAITLGLALAFEPTEAGTMLRPPRRREAPILSGELVWHIILVASLFIAGIFAMFTYALDRGYPLPLAQTIAMNTLVVLKTFHLFFIRNIHGASLTWNAVKGTPVVWLVVIAVTAAQFAVTYVPFLQTILGTQPVSLKDGLLIVGVGAAFFAIIEIEKQIRLGLQRR from the coding sequence ATGCAGATGCCCCACCCCCACGCCCGCCCCGCCGCCGACTGCCTGGCCGACCTGAATGCCACCGCCGATGGACTGACCGCGGCCGAAGCCGCCCGCCGTCTGGCCGCGCATGGGCCGAACCGCCTGCCGGAAACGCGGGCGCGGGGTCCGCTGCTGCGCTTCTTGCTGCAGTTCCACAACGTGCTGATCTATGTGCTGCTCGTGGCCTCCATCGTCACGGGTTTCCTGCAGCACTGGATCGATACCGGGGTGATTCTGGCGGTGGTTCTGGCCAATGCGGTGATCGGCTTCATCCAGGAAGGCAAGGCCGAGTCGGCCATGGCCGCGATCCGCAACATGCTGGCCCCGCGCGCCGCCGTGCTGCGCGACGGGCGGCGGCAGACGGTCGAGGGCGCGACCATCGTGCCCGGCGACATCATCCTGCTGGAGCCGGGCGACAAGGTGCCCGCCGACCTGCGGGTGCTGGAGGCGCGCGGCCTTGCCGCGCAAGAGGCGATCCTGACGGGTGAATCCGTGCCGGTCGAAAAGGGCGCGACCCCGGTGAAGATGGACGCCCCGCTTGGCGACCGCCGGTCGATGCTGTGGTCGGGCACGCTGGTGACGCAAGGCACGGCGCGGGGGCTGGTGGTGGCCACGGGTGCGGGCACCGAGATCGGGCGCATCGGCGGGCTGCTGGAGGGGGTCGAACAGCTGACCACGCCATTGGTCGCGCAGATGGACCATTTTGCGCGCTGGCTTTCGTTCCTGATCCTGCTCGCCGCAAGCCTGTTGCTGGCATGGGCCTATTTCGTCGGGCATCAGGGTTTCTCCGACCTCTTCATGACCGTGGTCGCCATCGCTGTTGCCGCCATCCCCGAAGGTCTGCCCGCCGTGATGACGGTGACGCTGGCCATCGGCGTGCAGGCCATGGCCAACCGCAACGCCATCGTCCGCCGCCTGCCCGCAATCGAGGCGATCGGCTCGGTCTCGGTCATCTGCACCGACAAGACCGGCACGCTGACCCGCAACGAAATGGTCGTCGCGGCGGCAGAAACGCCCGAGGGCAGCTTTGCCGTCGCCGGAGAAGGCTATGCGCCTTTGGGCCGGATCACGCCTGCCGGCGATCTGTCCCGCCTCGCCCGCGCGGCGGCGCTGTGCAACGACGCCGCGCTGGTCGAGAAGGACGGCGCGTGGAGCGTCGAGGGCGATCCGATGGAAGGGGCGCTCCTGGCCTTTGCGGGAAAGGTGGCGCATGGGATCGCCGCGCCGCGTCTGGACGCCATCCCCTTCGACAGCCGCCACCGCTTCATGGCGGTGCTGACCGATGGGCCGGAGGGCCGCATCACCCATGTCAAGGGCGCACCCGAGCGGGTGTTGCGGATGTGCGCGGGGCTGGACCTTCATGCGTGGCAGGACCGGGCGGATAAGATGGCACGGCGGGGCCTGCGCGTGCTGGCACTGGCGGAACGGCACGAGACCGGCGCGCAGATTGACAGTGGAACGCTGGGGGGCAGCCTGACCTTCCTCGGCCTCGTCGGCCTGATCGACCCGCCCCGCCCAGAGGCGATTTCCGCCGTTGCCGAATGCCGCGCGGCGGGCATCCGGGTGAAGATGATCACCGGCGACCATGCAGGCACGGCGGCGGCCATTGCCGCGCAGATCGGGCTGCAGAACCCTGACCGCGTGCTGACCGGCGCCGACCTCGACAAGCTGGACGAGGCGCAACTGGCGCTGGAGGTGGCGACGGTGGATGTCTTTGCCCGCACCAGCCCCGAAGACAAGCTGCGCCTTGTCACCGCTCTGCAGGCCAACGGCCTGTCAGTCGCCATGACCGGCGACGGGGTGAACGATGCACCCGCCCTGAAGCGTGCCGACGCCGGCATCGCCATGGGCCTGAAGGGATCGGAGGCAGCGAAGGAAGCCGCCGATCTGGTGCTGGCGGATGACAACTTCGCCTCCATCGCCGCCGCCGTGCGCGAAGGGCGGACGGTCTATGACAACCTCAAGAAGGTCATCAGCTGGATGCTGCCCACCAACGCGGGCGAGTCCACCGTGATCGTGATTGCGCTCCTGGTCGGCATGCTCCTGCCGCTGAGCCCGGTGATGATCCTTTGGGTAAACATGATTACCGCGATTACGCTGGGGCTGGCGCTGGCCTTCGAGCCCACTGAAGCCGGGACAATGCTCCGGCCGCCCCGGCGACGCGAGGCGCCCATTCTTTCGGGGGAACTGGTATGGCACATCATCCTCGTTGCGTCGCTGTTCATTGCGGGCATCTTTGCAATGTTCACCTACGCGCTTGACCGCGGCTACCCGTTGCCGCTGGCGCAGACGATCGCGATGAACACGCTTGTCGTGCTCAAGACTTTCCACCTCTTCTTTATTCGCAACATTCACGGCGCCTCATTGACCTGGAACGCGGTAAAGGGGACGCCCGTGGTCTGGCTGGTGGTCATCGCTGTCACCGCCGCGCAGTTCGCGGTGACCTATGTGCCGTTCCTGCAAACCATCCTTGGAACCCAGCCCGTCTCGCTGAAGGATGGGCTGCTGATCGTCGGGGTCGGCGCGGCCTTCTTTGCCATCATCGAAATCGAAAAGCAGATCCGGCTGGGGCTGCAGAGGCGATGA
- a CDS encoding IS5 family transposase, with the protein MSRPIPPAYKTRNWPAYNEALKRRGSLTIWFDTAMIWEAAPTGKRGRQPDYSDAAIQTCLTIKVLFGMALRQTTGFVESLLGLIDLDWAVPNFSTLSRRQKTLKVNIPHRGSQGPLHLLIDSTGIKVEGEGEWNARKHGGTKRRVWRKIHIGIDEKTLEIRAAEFTTSDVGDAPMLPELLDQIPPDQEIASVTADGAFDTRKCHDAIAARGAAAIIPPRKNAKPWKPDTPGAIARNEALRASKRFGRTIWRRWSGYHRRSRVETKMHCVKLLGQRLMARDFDRQVAEFQVRVAVLNGFTALGIPVTEAVG; encoded by the coding sequence ATGAGCAGACCCATACCCCCCGCCTACAAGACCAGGAACTGGCCCGCCTATAACGAAGCGCTGAAGCGCCGCGGCTCGCTGACGATCTGGTTTGATACCGCCATGATCTGGGAGGCTGCGCCGACAGGTAAGCGCGGCCGACAGCCTGACTATAGCGATGCCGCGATCCAGACCTGCCTGACCATCAAGGTGTTGTTTGGCATGGCGCTCAGACAGACGACTGGCTTCGTCGAAAGCCTGCTGGGGCTCATCGATTTGGATTGGGCTGTGCCCAATTTCAGCACGCTGAGCCGTCGCCAGAAGACCCTGAAGGTCAACATCCCCCACCGCGGCTCGCAAGGCCCGCTGCATCTTCTGATCGATAGCACCGGGATCAAGGTTGAAGGCGAAGGTGAATGGAATGCGCGCAAGCACGGCGGCACCAAACGTCGGGTCTGGCGCAAGATTCACATCGGGATAGACGAGAAAACACTGGAAATCCGCGCAGCCGAGTTCACCACCAGCGATGTCGGTGACGCGCCGATGCTGCCCGAACTGCTCGACCAGATCCCGCCCGATCAGGAGATCGCCAGCGTCACCGCTGATGGCGCCTTCGACACACGCAAGTGTCACGACGCCATCGCCGCCCGCGGTGCGGCCGCCATCATTCCGCCCCGCAAGAACGCCAAGCCATGGAAGCCCGACACCCCCGGGGCAATCGCCCGCAACGAAGCCCTACGCGCGTCGAAACGCTTCGGCCGAACCATCTGGCGACGATGGAGCGGTTATCACCGCCGAAGCCGCGTCGAGACGAAGATGCACTGCGTCAAATTGCTGGGTCAGCGCCTCATGGCGCGGGACTTTGACCGTCAGGTCGCCGAGTTTCAGGTCCGTGTAGCCGTGCTGAACGGCTTCACGGCGCTCGGTATACCCGTCACTGAAGCCGTGGGATGA